CTCCGGCTCCCGGTCGTAGGTGGGCGTCTCGGCGAACTGTCGAATGCGTTTCCAGTCGTCTCCTGACAGTCGTCCCGTCATTAGCTCCCGATTTCGCCGCTGTAGATAAAAAGGGCCGCGGTGGTTCACCGAAGTAAGAGCAACAAACCGGTCGCAGGTGTCGGCTACTCCCTCGAAGAGACGGTGTGCGGTCGGTCCGTCGCTTCGGCCAGACGCGTCAGGCACGGTCCGCTCGCTCCGTCGGCCGCCAGCTTTCGCAGTCGGGACTCTACCGCCAGCTCCGGCGCTCGCCGACCCGGCGTCGGCGCGGATCGGTCCACGGCTACGAATGTGGTCTCACTCGTCCGGAGTGACGTGCACTCGACCGCCGTCGAAGACGGTTATCGAACAGCCCCACTCGGAGAACTGAACCGCCACGTCCGAGGGGTCGGAAGCTGAGGCGAAAAGGGAGTCGAGCGCGTCGGGGTCGACGACGTCGAACAGCGCCGGCGACAGGTCCACCGGGTCCGCGTCGAGCGCCTCCGCGACCGCCAGTACGATCGTCGTGCTCAGTTGTTCGTTCGCGGTCGCCGTCCGGGAGACGGTCGTCCGTCGAAGGTCGGGTTGCTGTCCGGTAGCAGACGTCGGCATCATAGTGCTGTTAGTGTCGCTAGTCATGGCTGGGTCGTGTCCAACTCAAGCCGACTACACCGGACCCGAGTAATAAACCTTGTCGTCGATCGATCTGGCACCGAGCCGAGTAGTCGTGAGCGCCGATACGTTCGGGACGAAACAGTCCGAAATCAGTCCGAATGGGTGTTCGAGGCGTGACAGCGGGACGGAGCCGAAAACGGTAGGTACCGATTACTTCGGGAAACCTCGGCTTACTACCAGCGAAACGGAGGCAACTGACGGTAGCCCCGCCGGAACGACTCCACGGCGAACCGTCCCCGGCCCGAAGCCGACGTGCCGGCGACGCCCGATTACAGCGATACGAGTGTAAAGACCAGCCCCGTCGTCCGGTCCTCGCCCACGGCCGACGAACCGCGACGGAAGCGCCCGGAACCGACCCGAACGCTGGAGAACCGTGTGGAACCCGGATGCGAGGGCCGGGCTCACACCCATCACTGCCAGCTACGCCGAACACG
This genomic interval from Halostella salina contains the following:
- a CDS encoding HalOD1 output domain-containing protein, which codes for MTSDTNSTMMPTSATGQQPDLRRTTVSRTATANEQLSTTIVLAVAEALDADPVDLSPALFDVVDPDALDSLFASASDPSDVAVQFSEWGCSITVFDGGRVHVTPDE